In a genomic window of Gloeocapsopsis dulcis:
- the rfbC gene encoding dTDP-4-dehydrorhamnose 3,5-epimerase — protein MMKFTKTKLKDAFIIDLEQRQDHRGFFARTFCAQEFAAHGLKPVIAQCNLSFNYKKGTLRGMHYQIAPAREAKLIRCTQGAIYDVIIDMRPDSPTFLEHIGVELTVENRRALYVPAMCAHGYQTLVDNTEVIYQVSGFYAPNYERGLRYDDPTFNIAWPLPVSQISQKDTAWCLFQSFFMGAKS, from the coding sequence ATGATGAAATTTACTAAAACTAAGCTTAAAGATGCATTCATTATTGATTTAGAGCAACGACAAGATCATCGAGGTTTTTTTGCACGCACCTTCTGTGCACAGGAATTTGCAGCGCATGGTCTTAAACCAGTTATTGCACAATGCAATTTATCTTTCAATTACAAAAAGGGTACGCTGCGGGGAATGCATTATCAAATTGCCCCAGCCCGCGAAGCGAAGTTAATTCGCTGTACTCAGGGCGCGATCTATGACGTCATTATCGATATGCGCCCTGATTCTCCGACTTTTCTAGAACACATTGGCGTAGAATTAACCGTTGAAAATCGTCGGGCTTTATACGTACCAGCGATGTGTGCCCACGGCTATCAAACGCTTGTCGATAACACTGAGGTTATATATCAAGTTAGTGGATTTTATGCTCCAAACTATGAGCGTGGTCTGCGCTATGACGACCCAACCTTTAATATTGCATGGCCACTCCCTGTCAGTCAAATTTCCCAGAAAGATACGGCTTGGTGTTTATTTCAATCCTTCTTTATGGGAGCTAAATCGTGA
- a CDS encoding glycosyltransferase → MLAPSKIRVLLIGNVIGAYRSQTLIKFLLDSECCISLISPKFYWTQSQTRSVKTRILELLFIAEFYLKAYLADVIYVLPLNNYFIKRAIQVAKFFNKKLVVEMYILSYDTFIEDKKKYLPNSPQAKCIAERDRLSLTQPDYIVTTAKYQLKHWEQQLNIKVNLDKVFIAPIFSDNVLESRRSFMQDGQLKICWWGNFIPLHGLDNILQAIQILTKKQVQFTCTLFGVDSPFFEVYENKIHSYQIEDHVVLRKDLKFSNYSLPLYLINNCDLALGIFGNTKKAYNAVPNKLIDALSMGIPSLTMRSPALEEFFELETDFWTCEPSPESIANAIYAIANNAAPQINWEQSRQKVLRIFSATQYQDIVSQILHTVTVD, encoded by the coding sequence ATGCTAGCACCAAGTAAAATTAGAGTTCTACTCATTGGAAACGTAATTGGAGCATATCGTTCCCAAACTCTTATTAAGTTTCTACTTGACTCTGAATGCTGTATTTCGTTAATTTCTCCAAAATTTTATTGGACACAATCTCAAACACGTTCTGTTAAGACACGTATTTTGGAACTATTATTTATTGCTGAGTTCTATTTAAAGGCTTATTTGGCAGATGTAATCTATGTCTTACCCTTAAACAACTACTTTATTAAACGAGCTATTCAAGTAGCAAAATTTTTTAATAAGAAATTAGTTGTAGAAATGTATATATTATCATATGACACTTTTATAGAAGACAAGAAGAAATACCTACCTAATAGCCCACAAGCTAAATGCATAGCAGAAAGAGATAGGCTTTCCCTAACACAGCCAGACTATATTGTGACTACAGCAAAATACCAGCTTAAACACTGGGAGCAACAATTGAATATTAAGGTAAATCTAGACAAAGTTTTTATTGCTCCTATTTTTAGTGATAATGTCTTGGAATCTAGAAGATCATTCATGCAAGATGGTCAATTAAAAATTTGCTGGTGGGGAAATTTTATCCCTTTACATGGATTAGATAATATTCTCCAGGCAATCCAGATTTTAACAAAAAAACAAGTACAATTTACTTGCACTTTATTCGGTGTAGATAGTCCTTTTTTTGAAGTATACGAAAATAAAATTCATTCATATCAAATTGAAGATCATGTTGTTCTGAGAAAGGATTTAAAGTTCTCTAACTATTCTCTACCTTTGTACTTAATTAATAATTGTGACTTAGCATTAGGAATTTTTGGTAATACAAAAAAAGCATACAACGCTGTGCCAAATAAACTAATTGATGCATTATCAATGGGGATACCAAGTTTAACAATGAGGTCTCCAGCTTTGGAGGAGTTTTTTGAGCTAGAAACAGATTTCTGGACGTGTGAACCTTCACCCGAATCCATAGCTAATGCAATATATGCAATTGCAAATAATGCTGCTCCTCAAATTAACTGGGAGCAATCTCGGCAGAAAGTATTAAGAATATTTAGTGCTACTCAATATCAAGATATTGTTAGTCAAATTTTACACACAGTTACAGTTGACTAA
- a CDS encoding sulfotransferase family protein has translation MSMPNFLIIGAAKSGTTALYEYLKAHPQIYTSPIKEPKFFGLEGEKLNFQGPDDEKANNTIITNIKAYQSLFQGVSNETAIGEASPWYLYLHKAPIQIYKYMPQVKLIAILRNPADRAYSNFLHQCQYCAEPLTDFAQALREEDTRMHSNWRPFWHYKQLGFYYVQLKRYFELFDRSQIRVYLYEELCDHPIDLLQDIFCFLGVDDRFIPDISKKYNVTFIPKNHPLRTVYSQPNFISFIQSLFSNTISDHCNNFKKSSIKPLSLKVRKQLIEEYRQDILQLQELIQQDLSHWLTCEIH, from the coding sequence ATGAGTATGCCTAACTTTTTGATTATAGGTGCAGCTAAATCTGGAACAACTGCACTTTATGAATATTTAAAAGCTCACCCACAGATTTACACGAGTCCGATCAAAGAGCCTAAATTCTTTGGATTAGAAGGAGAAAAATTAAATTTTCAAGGTCCAGATGATGAAAAGGCAAATAACACCATTATTACTAATATCAAAGCATATCAATCTCTTTTCCAAGGTGTTTCAAATGAAACAGCTATTGGTGAAGCGTCTCCTTGGTATCTCTACCTTCACAAAGCTCCCATTCAAATCTATAAATATATGCCTCAAGTAAAACTAATTGCTATTTTACGTAATCCTGCTGATAGAGCCTACTCGAATTTTTTGCATCAATGTCAATATTGTGCCGAACCCCTAACTGATTTTGCCCAAGCGCTTCGTGAGGAAGACACACGGATGCATAGTAATTGGAGACCTTTTTGGCATTATAAGCAACTAGGTTTTTACTATGTTCAACTGAAGCGATATTTTGAGCTATTCGATCGCAGTCAGATTAGAGTTTATCTATATGAAGAGTTATGCGATCACCCGATTGACTTGCTACAAGACATCTTCTGTTTCTTGGGTGTAGATGATAGATTTATCCCTGATATATCTAAGAAATATAATGTAACCTTTATTCCCAAAAACCATCCATTACGCACTGTATATAGTCAACCGAATTTCATCAGTTTTATTCAGAGCTTATTTTCAAACACAATAAGCGATCATTGTAATAATTTCAAAAAATCTTCAATCAAGCCACTGTCATTAAAGGTACGAAAGCAGCTTATCGAAGAATATCGCCAGGATATTTTACAGCTTCAAGAACTCATCCAGCAGGATCTTTCTCATTGGTTAACTTGTGAGATTCACTAA
- a CDS encoding acyltransferase, whose protein sequence is MIPALPQRIWTRFDRAWHLAGVKGIVSTKWSMFWMQFAGLGYLGRTATWIATWFAPPYKERRRLARYNSKGYVAPSATIHHPHLQLGAHVFIGDRVIIFRDTNGGFVELAERVHLHNDTCIQTGDGGSLKIGSDTHIQPRCQFSAYKGHIEIGCGVQIAPNCAFYPYDHGIAPRELIKQQPLQTKGGIIVDDDAWLGFGVIVLDGVRIGKGAVVGAGAVVTKDVPDGAIAVGVPARAIAMRK, encoded by the coding sequence ATGATACCTGCGCTACCGCAACGAATTTGGACTCGTTTTGATCGTGCTTGGCATTTGGCTGGGGTAAAGGGCATCGTCTCAACCAAATGGTCAATGTTTTGGATGCAATTTGCTGGATTAGGTTATTTAGGACGAACTGCAACTTGGATTGCAACCTGGTTTGCTCCACCATACAAGGAACGCCGTCGTTTGGCTCGTTACAACTCAAAAGGCTATGTTGCGCCTAGTGCAACTATCCATCATCCTCATCTGCAACTCGGCGCTCATGTTTTTATTGGCGATCGCGTCATCATCTTTCGTGACACCAATGGCGGTTTCGTAGAACTAGCTGAACGCGTTCACTTGCACAATGATACCTGTATTCAAACAGGCGATGGCGGCAGCCTTAAGATTGGTTCTGATACGCACATTCAACCCCGTTGCCAGTTTTCTGCCTACAAGGGACACATTGAGATTGGTTGTGGCGTCCAAATTGCACCAAACTGTGCTTTTTACCCCTATGACCACGGCATAGCACCAAGGGAGTTAATTAAGCAACAACCGCTGCAAACGAAAGGAGGCATTATCGTTGATGACGACGCCTGGTTAGGTTTCGGTGTCATTGTTTTAGATGGAGTCAGAATTGGCAAGGGTGCCGTGGTTGGTGCTGGTGCTGTTGTCACAAAAGATGTACCCGATGGCGCGATCGCGGTAGGTGTGCCAGCACGTGCGATCGCAATGCGCAAATAA
- a CDS encoding GMC oxidoreductase: MLIDTLMLPENTLIESDICIVGAGAAGITLARELCGQPYKICLLESGGLDFDEVTQSLYQGKNVGVPYFPVSESRARHFGGSTNLWGGTCRPLDEIDFEYRPWMPYSSWPFTKAELNPYYKRSQKVCGLERFDYEFADWENDLRRQYRFNLPLPEDRLVTYMFQVMSRERLRFGEVYKTEFEQAANINIYLHANVVNIETNDTAKAVTRLHVANLAGHKFWVSAKIFILACGGIENPRLLLASNSVCRNGLGNQYDLVGRFFMEHPYIRSGKILLAKPNALYPTGPQQKIQVAQTRLFTALALSKTVQEREQILNFAVRLVPIFPEWLKALQRLKNREEPEKAFNDRFSSVVSDLSKVIANLDKVIARTWVKRKFKHPPFPQQFFETHLISEQAPNPDSRVMLSSERDKLGIPRIQLDWRLSPIDKYTIYRSQQLIQAELARTRLGQVQIELTNDDTSWRSLLERSQQILDQAISRSDSSQLEIVLHEDKYWQSLRGSYHHIGTTRMSTNPKLGVVNADCQVHGISNLYVTGSSVFPTSGLSNPTLTIVALAIRLADHIKDRMQVGIHQKVIPFCYQANT, translated from the coding sequence ATGTTAATTGATACATTGATGTTACCGGAAAACACGCTGATTGAGAGTGATATTTGTATTGTTGGCGCTGGTGCTGCTGGAATAACACTAGCGCGAGAATTGTGCGGTCAACCATATAAAATTTGCTTGCTAGAAAGTGGCGGATTAGACTTTGATGAAGTTACTCAATCGCTCTATCAAGGTAAAAATGTAGGAGTTCCATACTTCCCTGTGAGCGAGTCACGCGCTCGACATTTTGGTGGTTCTACTAATCTTTGGGGCGGTACTTGCCGACCGCTTGACGAAATTGATTTTGAGTACCGCCCATGGATGCCTTATAGTAGCTGGCCTTTCACCAAAGCAGAGTTAAACCCATACTACAAGCGTTCTCAAAAAGTTTGTGGGTTGGAACGTTTTGATTACGAGTTTGCAGATTGGGAAAACGATTTAAGACGTCAGTATCGTTTTAATCTACCACTACCAGAAGATCGCCTTGTGACTTATATGTTTCAAGTCATGTCGCGGGAACGGTTGCGCTTTGGTGAAGTTTACAAAACAGAATTTGAGCAGGCAGCAAACATTAACATCTACCTTCATGCAAATGTCGTAAACATTGAAACTAACGATACTGCTAAAGCTGTAACGCGGCTACATGTTGCTAATTTAGCAGGTCACAAATTTTGGGTATCAGCAAAAATCTTTATTCTTGCGTGTGGTGGAATTGAGAATCCCCGTCTCTTGCTAGCGTCAAACAGTGTTTGTCGCAATGGACTAGGCAATCAATATGACCTTGTTGGAAGATTTTTCATGGAGCATCCTTATATTAGATCAGGTAAGATTTTACTGGCAAAACCAAATGCTTTGTACCCCACAGGTCCACAGCAAAAGATTCAAGTTGCACAAACTCGTCTGTTCACAGCCTTAGCTCTCTCCAAAACAGTTCAAGAACGCGAGCAAATTCTCAATTTCGCGGTTAGACTTGTACCGATTTTTCCGGAATGGCTAAAAGCTCTGCAACGGCTTAAGAATCGAGAGGAGCCAGAAAAGGCATTTAATGATCGCTTCTCTTCTGTTGTTAGTGACTTGAGTAAAGTCATTGCTAATCTAGATAAGGTCATTGCGCGAACTTGGGTAAAACGGAAATTTAAACATCCGCCATTTCCCCAGCAATTTTTTGAAACTCACCTGATATCAGAGCAAGCTCCTAATCCTGATAGTCGCGTTATGCTTAGCTCTGAACGTGACAAGTTAGGAATTCCTCGAATTCAACTAGACTGGCGTTTGAGTCCGATTGACAAGTATACGATTTATCGATCGCAGCAGTTAATTCAAGCAGAACTAGCGCGGACTCGGCTGGGTCAAGTGCAAATTGAACTAACAAACGATGATACTTCTTGGCGATCGCTCCTCGAACGCTCGCAGCAGATTCTTGATCAGGCGATCTCTCGTTCTGATTCCAGTCAGCTTGAAATCGTACTTCATGAAGATAAGTATTGGCAATCGCTGCGCGGTTCCTATCATCATATTGGTACGACGCGCATGAGTACTAACCCCAAACTTGGTGTCGTCAACGCAGATTGTCAAGTTCACGGTATTAGTAATCTCTATGTCACTGGTAGCTCTGTTTTCCCCACAAGCGGTCTTTCTAATCCGACACTCACCATTGTTGCACTAGCGATCCGGCTTGCTGACCACATTAAAGATCGGATGCAAGTTGGAATTCATCAGAAAGTGATACCGTTTTGCTATCAAGCAAATACATAA
- a CDS encoding RNA recognition motif domain-containing protein, which translates to MSVYVGNLSYEVSQEDLSAVFAEYGSVKRVQLPTDRETGRVRGFGFVEMDTDSEEDLAIEALDGAEWMGRTLRVNKAKPREDRGSFNGGNRRNNSFSARY; encoded by the coding sequence ATGTCAGTTTATGTAGGTAACTTATCCTACGAGGTTTCACAAGAAGACCTCAGCGCAGTTTTTGCAGAATATGGTTCTGTAAAGCGTGTTCAGCTACCCACTGACCGTGAAACAGGTCGGGTGCGTGGCTTTGGTTTCGTAGAAATGGATACAGATTCAGAAGAAGACTTAGCGATTGAGGCGCTAGATGGCGCAGAATGGATGGGTCGGACTTTGAGAGTTAACAAAGCAAAGCCCAGAGAAGACAGAGGCTCATTTAATGGCGGAAACCGCAGAAACAACAGTTTTTCGGCTCGCTACTAA